In the Juglans microcarpa x Juglans regia isolate MS1-56 chromosome 6D, Jm3101_v1.0, whole genome shotgun sequence genome, one interval contains:
- the LOC121235460 gene encoding ankyrin repeat-containing protein BDA1-like: MDPELKCAAEEGNIELLYDSIRKHAKVLDDINEISFVDTPLHVAASAGRTRFAMEIAMLKPSFATRLNQDGFTPMHLALQYDHTDLVFRLIDVDKDLVRVQGKGGATPLHYVAQTGNLHLLHAFLQVCPKSLEVVTTQRETALHIALKHNRFDAFEYLVGWLRRAWFRHADTWERKLLNWGDDEGNTMLHIAVSRNLPQVVKCLVNCASVEKNIKNSEGYTALDILQHRMMLQVHDYEEIKDLLCRAGALSASFVPDEVPSLTDYFRSPISIYERFYIRKFRQRTKLTNEVRNLLLVAATLVIAVAYQSAVCPPGGVWQDNSHPGIDQFNKTTKINANNNHESARQRREILIEKEGATCGAAKKVAIPAAEH, translated from the exons ATGGATCCGGAATTGAAGTGCGCTGCTGAGGAAGGAAACATTGAGCTTTTGTACGATTCGATACGAAAGCATGCAAAAGTCTTAGACGACATCAATGAGATTTCATTTGTTGACACTCCTTTACACGTTGCTGCATCTGCTGGACGGACCCGATTTGCCATGGAGATCGCCATGTTAAAGCCGTCCTTTGCTACGAGGCTCAATCAAGATGGGTTCACCCCTATGCACCTTGCTTTGCAATATGACCACACCGACCTTGTGTTCCGGCTAATTGATGTTGATAAGGACCTTGTCCGTGTCCAAGGAAAGGGGGGTGCGACTCCTTTGCATTATGTAGCACAAACTGGAAACCTCCATCTTCTGCATGCATTTCTACAAGTTTGCCCCAAATCCCTTGAAGTTGTAACAACTCAAAGGGAGACTGCCTTGCATATTGCACTAAAACACAACAGGTTCGATGCTTTTGAATACCTGGTGGGATGGCTTCGACGTGCCTGGTTTAGACATGCCGACACGTGGGAAAGGAAGTTACTGAATTGGGGGGATGACGAAGGCAACACGATGTTGCACATTGCGGTATCAAGAAATCTACCCCAG GTTGTGAAGTGCTTAGTCAATTGTGCATCAGTTGAAAAAAACATCAAGAACTCAGAGGGTTATACGGCTCTAGACATTTTGCAACATCGAATGATGTTACAAGTTCATGACTACGAAGAGATCAAGGATTTGCTATGTCGTGCCGGAGCTTTAAGTGCGTCGTTTGTTCCTGATGAAGTTCCATCTCTGACAGATTATTTTAGATCCCCTATCTCAATTTATGAAAGGTTCTACATACGCAAGTTTCGTCAGAGAACGAAATTAACAAATGAGGTACGCAATCTGTTGTTGGTGGCTGCTACACTTGTTATAGCAGTTGCGTACCAATCAGCAGTCTGCCCTCCAGGAGGAGTTTGGCAAGACAACTCCCATCCTGGAATCGATCAGTTCAATAAAACAACCAAGATCAATGCTAATAATAACCATGAA